The genome window AAAATCCAAGAAACCATTATCTAACAGGTGGCTGAAGAAAAGACTAAAAAACCATGCGATTGCAATGGTGGTGAGAAGGCTTAAAAAGAAAAACATCAGCCAACGTTGGGCCTTTTGGGAACTAATCTCGCATTCCGTGAGAGGCTCCGCATCCTCTTGGCTGGTCTCGTCTGCCGGGTTTGTGGCCGAAGGATCGACCTTGTTGTCGTTTGGCGCATCACACCACAAGCACTTCGGCATGTCGTCTTCGTATTCTCTGCCGCACTTCTTGCAAATCATAGAATCTCCTTTAGCCCTCAGTATAGAAATAAATCTGTTGCCGGAGCGAACTAGGAATTTTCGTCTCGGGTGACGGCTTCTTCGCTCAGTTCTTCATGATGCGGTTCTTCGTCAGACGGAACGCTGGGCGTGTCGCTGGCCGGCAAAGAATTCAGCGTGCTCAAGTTTGCGGTGATTGCCTTTATGACCTTGGTGTAACAGAAAAGAAGGGCGATGCAAAGGAGAAGGCTGATGACCCTGATGGCGATGTGCCCTTTCGAGATGAAAAGTCCCAAGCTCCAGCCGACCTGTATTGCGACGCCGAGTACGGGGATGGCGCGGAGCATCCAGTCCGGAATGACGTTGGCCTCGAGATTGTTCTTTTTGAGAGATTCCTTTTGCCGGGTGAACAGGTCCTTGAAAATCTGGTAATGGAACGCCGGAAATATGATGGGGGCGAGGGCGAGAACCGTGGCTGTTTTCGGAGGATAGTTCGTCTCTGTAAACCGGCTCTGTTCCCTGATGGCGCTGCGGAGCCAGGAACAGAACATATGGACGGTAATCCACGAAGTGACAAAGAGGTGTACGAACAGCAATATAAAGTTTATGGCAAAGCCGAGGCCTATCAGGTCTCCGCTAATTTGTGCCCTAGTTCCGGCGATGTCACTTAAAATGGCGAACGGGGCGAATATGCCGATAATTCCCGAAAGAAGGAATCCCTTCAGCAGTTCTCCAAAGTAGTTGTCGGAGCCGGGAGTGGACGCAATCCAGATTTCCGTGGGGATGGCTAGGACGGCGAGGCCGATAAAGAAAAACCTTAGCCAGAATATGGCCTTTTTGCTGCGGGCTTCGAAATCAGGGAGTGCGGAATCTTTGGAAATCATTGCTGCCTCTCCCTGCCAATGTAGAAAAAATCCCGGCGCAGGGGCCGGGATTGTAATAAGTTTGGTGTGCCCGTCGAACGGCTACTGCTTTATGGTCGGGGCCTGGCGTGCTACGGGAGCGAGCTGTCCGTGCTTGCGGAACAGGTGCTTCACGAGGGTCCCGAATCCACGCATCACGCGGTAGCGTTCACGCGGGTTCTTGATGGCCATGATTCCCTGGTGGAAAATGTAGCTCGGACGCAGGTAGAATTCGCGGCGGGCCTTGTCGCAGAAGTCGACGAGCGCCTGGCTGGTGAGTTCGCCGCGCTGGATTGTAGTGCGGTGGAACCCGTCCTTGTCAAGCCACTGGTTGTAATCCTTTGTCTGTAATGCACCGCTTTCCAAGGCTTCCTTGTAGGCTTCGGTGCCGGGGTAAGCCATGATGGGGTAGAACTGCGCGGTGTTCGGGTTCAACTTCTTGGCGTAGTCGAGCGTCATGCGGAGCGTTTCCGGAGTGTCGCCCGGGTTACCCACCATGAAGCAACCGTGCACTAGGAGTCCCGCCTTGCGGGCGTTCTTCGTGAACTCGATGGCCTTGTCGGTGTTCTTCACGCCCTTGTGGATGTTCTCGAGAACCACCGGGCTTGCGCTTTCAAAACCCACGCACATTTCGCGGCCGCCGGCCTTCTTCATGAGTTTCAGGAGGTCGAGCGGCACGTCCGCGCGCGCGTTGCAGCTCCACGTAATCTTGAGACCGCGTTCCAGAATCAGGTTGCAGATTTCGCGCACGTGCTCATGGCTCGCGGTGAACGTGTCGTCTTCGAAGAAGACTTCACCGAGGTCTTCAAAGTTGTCCTTGATGTACTGCAGTTCGTCGACCACGTCCTTGGGCGTGCGGCGGCGGAACTTGTGGCCGTTGAGCGTCTGCGGAATCACGCAGTAGCTGCAGCGGTTCGGGCAACCGCGACCCGAGAGAATCACGATCAGCGGGTTGAGGTTCGCTCCGTAGAAATACTTCTTGTAGCAGGAATAAAGGTGTTTGCGGTAGACCTTCGACACCCACGGAAGTTCGTCGAGGTTCTCGATCTTCGGGCCTTCGGGCTGGAAGTCGGTGGTGCCGTCCGCCTTGCGGAAGGCGAGGCCCGCGATGCTGGAAACTTCTTTAATATCGCCACGCAGGTAGCGCACGAGGTTCCTCGCGGTGTAGTCCGCCTCGCCGATAATCACGAAGTCGAGGCTCGGTTCCATCTCCATCGATTCGAGAGGTTCGGCCGTCGCATGCGTGCCCATGATGGCGACCTTCGTATTCGGGAGCGTTTCCTTGATGGCGTGCACGACCTTGAGGTCGTTCAGAATACTCGGCGTGCTCGTGCTGCAGACGACCAGTGCCGGGTCAAATTTCTTGATACCCTCGAGCGTTTGCGGGAGGTTCAGTTCCATGGCGGGACTGTCGATGAGCTGGATTTCGTTTCCGTCGGCTTCTACGGTGCCAGCGGCGTAGCTCAAAAACATGGGCCAGTAAAGAGTACTCGATTTGGTCACGCACGGACTGCGCGACTCGCGGCTGAACATCGGATGGAACGGAGGGTTTAAAAAAGTAATGCGCATAAGCAACTGCAAAATACATAATTATCGGCGATAAAACTACATTTGTATCCGATGAAAAAAGGAATTTTCGCACTACTCCTGTGTTGTGGGTTTGGCTACGGCTTTGCCGCTGGTCCAACCCCTGCCGCATTGGACACCATCCGCGAAAATTTCCCCGACGGAAGCGTCTCCAGGGTCTACACGGTCCAGAAGGGGACGGACATCCGCGAGGGCGTGGCGGTGAGCTACCACCCGAACGGCAAGGTCGCAATTGAAGCTCCGTACAAGGGTGGAAAACTCGATGGTGTGTACCGCAGCTATTACGAGAACGGCAAGCCCTGGCAGACCATCGGCTACCGTGACGGCATAGAGCATGGCGTGAGTACGGACTACTACGACACAGGAATAAAGAAACTGCGCGAGGTGTACAAGAATGGCATCCTCGACGGAATGAGCGAAGAGTTCAATGACCGCGGACTCGTGTGGCGCAAGATTCCCTATGTGGATGGCCGCATCCAAGGTGTCGCGAAAATTTACGACGAACTGGGAGTGCTGAAAGAAGAAATGACTTTCGAAAAAGGATTGCGCAACGGTCCTTACCGCCGGTTCAACAAGGGCATCAAGATTTTCGAGGCGAAGTTCGAAAGAAACCGCTGCGTCGAGAACTGCAACTTCTAGCAATAAAAAAACGGCGACATCTTGTCGCCGGTAATCTTGTTTCCGATATAGAAACTGCGCAAAAGCGTTAGTTGGATTTTTTCTTTTTCGGGCGGAAGGCGTTCCACACCATGTAGCCGATGAACGCGACACCGAGGCCGACGAGCGCGATGGAAAGTTCGTGACTGTACTGCTGGATGATATCCTTCTGGCCGTGAGCGAGATACCCGAGGAACGCCAGCACGCAGTTCCAGATGGTGGCGCCGAGTGCGGTGTATAGCGTGAACTGGAAAATGTTCATGTTCGCGAGTCCTGCCGGGATGGAAATCAGCTGGCGGATGACGGTGATGAGTCGCCCGACGAACGTGGAGATTGCGCCGTGCTCGCGGAAGTATTCCTCCGCCTTCTCGACCTTGCCGGCATCGAGAAGCAAGAAATGCCCGAGACGGCTGTCTGCGAATTTGTATATAATGGGCCTGCCGAGGAACTTCGCGAGGTAGTAGTTGATGAACGCGCCGATAAGCGCACCGAGTGTCGCGAATAGCACGATGAGAACAATGCTCAGGCCCGATTCGTGCTGCATAGCCTTGTAGGCGGCAGGCGGCACCACCAGTTCCGACGGGAAGGGAATGAACGAGCTCTCGACAGCCATCAGGAGGGCGATGGTCCCGTAGTTCAGGTTGTCGTTGTACCAGTCAATAATCTGGTCGTAGATGCCGGTCTTCGGGGCGTTGTCGGAGGTGGCGACTGCTCCCGGATTGGCTGCCTCGACCTGAGCTGCTGGTGCCATTGCTGGCGATAAAGTGGAATCAGTCTGTGCAAATGCCGCGAGGTTCAGACCTGCGACAAGGAGTGCTAGTATGGCGATTTTTTTCATGTCTTTAAGGTATTTAAAAAAGCACGGTGATTGACCGTGCTGCTTTTTTCGGTTTGAATCTTATCTTCTCTTCTTGGACTTCGCCTTGGCCTTGGCTTTCTTCTTCGCGGCCTTCTTGGCGGCTTTCTTGTTCTTCACCTTAGGTGCTTCTTCGACTTCTTCTTCGTCGTCGTCCTCCACCTCGGGTGCCGGTTCTTCGGCCACGTACTCGGGTGCCTGGTATTCCATCACGGAAGGACCGCTGGAGCTGGAGCCCTTGAGGGCGGCCTTCGCTTCGTTGACGTACTTGCCGTTGGGGAAGCGCTTCAGGTAAATTTCATAGTCTTTCAGGCGGTTGCTGCTCTTCACGAGTTCGAAAATGCCCGTTTCAGCTTCGTCGCGGAACGCGCCGTCCGGATTGTCGTTCAGGTAGGTGAGGTAGGCCTTGAAGGTGTTCTGGGCCTGAATCTCGCGGAACTTGTGGTATTCGCCGAGCGTCCTGAGCTTGGCTTCGACCTCGCCTCTACGTGGGGAGTCGGGGTAGTACTGCAGGAACATCTCGAGCATTTCGGGGTCGTTGCTAGCCATGACCTGGTCGAAGCGGGAATCTTCCTGGCGTACCTGGTATTCCTTCAGTTCGACCTTTCCGGTATCGAGAGTCGCGTAGAGTTTTTCCTTCGTGGCGAGGTCAGCCGGGTGGCAGAAGGCGAGGAAGCTTTCCAGCACGTCGGAGAACTGGGTGCGAGTGAAGGCTTCGCTCATGTCGGGCAGTTCGCCGTTCTCGTCGAGGAAGAAGCGGTAGTCGCGCTCGATGGCCATGCAGTCCCAGTCGCTGAGCGTGTCCTTGACTTCGCTGTTTTCGCGCAGCACCTGGTCGCGGTCGCGCAGGGTGAAGCGCATGCGGCGGTCGCGGCGGCTTTCACGCCCGAAGTCGAGCGAGAGTTCAAGTCCGACGCGGACGGGCCACTTGTAAGAAATCTTGTCGAAGGTGATTCCCGAGTAACCGGACGAGGGGGTCGGGTTCTCGGCGTCGTAGCTGTACGTGTTGGTCGCCTTCAGGTTCTCGTAAGGGAGGAATTCCTTGCGGACGTTCACGCCGATCTTGAGGTCCACGTCCTTGAACAGTTCGGTGATGCGGTATTCGAGAGCGCCCGACACGAATGCGGTGGGTGCCATCTCGGTATTGTCCTTCGTGCTCGTAGAGTAGTTGTCGATGAACGTAAAGAAGTGGAATCCGTAACCGCCGAGGACGCGCAGGTCGAAGTCGCCACCGATGTTGAAGGAGAAACCGCCAACCACGGACGGGGCATATGCACGGAAGGAGAGCGAGCGGCCTTCGCCATTTTCGGAGAGGTCGTTGTTGTGGTCCGCCTTGCCGTTGTCGTCTGCGCCCCAGTATGCGGGGTTGCTGTCGATTTCACGGAACTGGATGGAGTTGACTTCGAGACCGAGCCACAGGGTGAACGGAATGTCCGCCTTGGCGATAGGGGTGAAAAGGGGGCTGAACAGGAAGCCGACGTTGAGCGGAACCGTAAGGATTTCCTTGTCGATGGGTTCCTTCAGCAACTGGGGGTTAGAGGCTTCAAAATGAACAAAGGCGGGTTCCGCCTGCAGGTATATCTGGGTACGCCAATTAGAGCGTTCGAAATCGGCCGCGTATACGCTTGCAGACAAAAGCAAAAAGGGCAAAATTTTGGTTACTATCTTTCGCATCGTATAAAAATTTAGATTAAAAACGTCGGTCTTGCAAAAATGTGTGCAAAAAATACCGGTTTTTTGCGATAAATTTGCGGAAAATCACTAGAAAGTGAGGATGAAACCTAGGGTAAACAGGGCTATACCCGTGCCAATCAGCGAACCGCCGATAATCGAGTACCGGTCTCCCGACTCCACCAGGTCATGGTTTTTCTTGATTTTTGCGTTAAAATTCTCGCCTTTGGCGGCGCTCGGCATGCTGAGGTCGTTCTTTATGTCCTTGGCCTCGTCGTAATCCTGGGAGGCCAAATAGAAGAAGAGCGAACCCAGCAGGACGGGCGTGACGGACGATCCCATCAGCACTTTGCCGATGAAGGAGCGCTTTCTCTTCTGGAACCACTCCTCCTGCGTCTTGATTTCTTCGAAGTCGGTGAGGTGTTCCATGGAAATGTCGAGGTTTATTTCGGGAACGGGCGCAACGTAGAAGCTTACCAGCGTGTCGCGGTAGCCGGCTTTTCTGAGGTGCAGGTAGGTCATGCCCGGAGTCGTTAGGGTCACCTTCTTGGGGGTGTAGCCGATGGACAGGCTTTCGTTGGTGATTTCATCCTGGCCCGGGAAAATCTCCGCGCCGACCGGGTTACTCACGATTTTGATTTCGGGATTGATACGCTTGAGCTTGAGCGATACCTTAGCCGTGTCGCCCGGAAGCGGTCGGACGAAGGTTTGGGCGCCCCAGAGATGCTTGTCCACATTCCAGTAGGCGTTCACTTCGATTTTTCCGGTGTCGGTAACGGCGAAGGTGCAGGGGGACTTGCATATGGCATCTTTCTGGGGCCGCGAGATGGTGGCTGCTTCCGGGTCGGTCTCTACATGGATGTAACTGCGTTCGGCCTTCGTGGAAACTTGCTTCCCGTTTGCCTTCTTGACGAAATTCGTGATGGCGTTCCCCTTGAGGGCGTCTTGCAGCATGGAGTCGCGCGAGACGACAATCTTCGTTCTCGTGATGGTCGGGAGGTCTTCTTCGTACAGGATGCGCGTAAGGGCGATTTCGATTGAATCGGGATGCTTGGCCTGCGCCAGCTTGCCGAAATAGATTTCATTTGCCCCGGCTTTCTTCCAGTGCTCCTGGATGCAATTCCTGTCGTTGCATTCGGCGATTTCGTCCCAGCGGTGCATCTGGATGGCGGAATCCAGTTCGTGCAGCAGGCTGTAGGTGATTTCCCCAATCAGCTCCTGCTGGGTTGCTCCTATATTGGAAGGCTCAAAACTGATGAATACTTTGGCCGGCTCACGCTTGGAATCGTTGTTATTTTGTTCTAAACTAGCGGTGGCGGTGTCCTGAATGGTGGAGTCGCTTGTTAGGGCGGAATCGCTCTGTGCGACCGAGGAATCCGCAGCCATGGCGGAATCAGGCGTGGCCTTGGCTGGGTTCAGGAGGTCGTTGCCCTGCTCGTCCACAATGCTCTTGAACTGCGACTTCGGGAACTTCACGATCGTGAACTGGTTCTTGATGTAGCCGCCGAGGCTTACCGTATCGTTTGCGATACCGAGGAACTGAGCCTTCTGCGTTGTGCCCGAGACGAGTTCCACCTGGGCGAAAATGCCTTGCGGGTCTGCTGCAAAAACATGCGCAGAGAGGCAGATGGCTAGAAGCGAGGCTACTTTTTTCATAGGACTACTCATGATGCTACCTAGAAGGAAAGGACTATCCCGAAACCGAGCAGAATTGCTCCGCCGACAGCGGTGCCGATGGATACGCTCTTCGATGTTGTCGCTCTGTCGCGATGATCGTTGAAACTCTCTATGTTGAATTCGTATTCTTCGCCGTGTCGTATGAGGCTCTTTTCGATGGATTCCTTCCTCTCGTTCGCTTGCTTGATTTCGCTATGGGCGACGATCGCCGCGATTCCGCTTGCAATGAGGGGGACTGCCGATGCGAAGATGAACTTGTGGCCCATGTTGCGGCGTGCGCGTCGCATCAGGGATTTCTGTTGGCTTTGCAACAGCTCGTCGTCGTACGAGGGCGTGAGCGCGACAATCAGGTAGGAGGTGTCCGCTTGCGAAATCTTGACGGAAATGGTCGTGTCCTTGTAGCCGGGCTTGAATATGGTGACGAGAACGTTCGGTTCACCTTCGGGAACGCGGATATAGCCGGGTAAAGCTACGTCTGGGTTCGAAGCGATTGACGCACGTGTTTCGTTCACATAAGCATCCGCATAGGAAGGGTTTGTCGAAATATGCAGGTATTTCGGGGCCTCTTGTGCGCAGACGGCTATAGCGCAGAAAAACAGCAAAGAAATGGTTAGGATGGAGGCTCTCATTAGTTGCCTCCTGTTTCGGAGAACGGCCCGGTGATTTTCGGGTAGGAGTCAACCCTGTCGAATTTCCAGTAAACCTTCGGGCTTGCGTTGTGGGCGTAGTCCTCGACATGAATGCGTATCTTGCTGTTGTTCTCGTAGGGGGCTCTGAATTTGATGAAAGGCTCCGTGTAGCGGTGCAGTATAGTATCGTTGTTTATCGTGACGGTAATTTTCATCGGGTTGATGCCCGAACCGTTGTCCAGCGTGTAAAAGTAGACGGAGTCATTCATGATTGTGCCACCATAGCGTCCCGATGTGTGGCTTATTAAAGTCCTTGGAGCCACCTGCGGCTGGGTCTTGTCGTAGAATCGTATTGTGTCTAGGATGGTCAATGAGCCTGTTTGGGCGTTCGTGGTCTCCGGCTCGGCAACGAATTCCGTTAAGTTGAGTTCCTGCGCATATATGCGGATTCCGGTTTGCGGTGCGACTTTCACTCTGATTGTTGATGGATTTGTCTGCTTGTGTTCGACAAGAAGCGTGTCGCCTTTGTTGTCCGTAATGACGACCTGCGTGTAGAGAGAACTTAAGAACTGGCTGTCGTATGCGATGGGGATGACGATGACGGAGGAATCTTCGTGCAGGAACTGCGTCGAGAAGTGGTGTATTTCCGAGGAGTCCGCTTCCTGGAATCCGTCGTCGGTATAGGATTTTGCGATCATTCCCCAGTAGATGGTGACAGAAGTGTCCTGTTCCGGATGTTCTGTCAGGTATTTTATTAGGGAGTCTGGGAGGAATGGTCCGACAAAGCGTGCGTCTTCGTAGCAATTCACGCTGCCAAGATCGTGATCCCAGACTTCATCTTTCTTGAAGGCCGCGTAAATGCGGCACGAGTGGGCTTCCCACGGGTCCAGCCCGCTAACCGACCAGCGGATCTCTACTTCACTGTTAGAAACGGGCTTGACTTGATTGTAGCCATTGACGGGAGCGATGAGCGAAATTCCGATGGGTGAATTCACGAAAATGTTGAGCGTGTCGCGCAGGGTATCCGAAAACAGGTCTACTGTCTGCAGGATTCCCATTCTGTATCCGGGAGTCTTGAAACTGAAACGCAGCGGGGAAATATTGTATTCCTCGTCTTCGATAGTCCAGCTGTGGTTCAAAAAGTGATTGTCTGCGGTATCCGACGACATGTAAACGTCGTTGATGGAGTAGGCGGCCCAGAATTTGACGGTCTCGTTTGTGTCGAGGTAAACAGCCTTGGTCGGCGTGGCATAGGAGTACGGTTGGCCCGTAAGCCGGTCGGGCAGTACGAACATGTGCTGCTTGAGTGTCGGCGTGTCGTTTTCAGAAACGGGGATGGCGTCGCTGCAACCCGATACGGAGAACATGGCGGCAAGCGCGAATGCCGTGGCAAGAACGATGGTGTATGTCCTGTAGCGCTTTTCCATGGGGTTACTCAGCCTCGGTATAGGTGATGTACCATTTTTTTGAATGGTTTATGCCAATCGAGTATTCAGCGATGCTTTCTATGGTGTTTTTCCCCTCGACAAGATCGTCGGTGGTTATAGTGGTTGAACACAGGAGCGTCGATAGATTGCCGTTGTGGTACAGATTTCCGTTGACCAAGAAACTGCAACTTTCAATGGTGAATCCGTAGGGGTTGGTATCGATTACGAAAAGGTTGATACTTCCGGGGCCATTTTGCGTGAACGAGTTGTTCGTCTTGATCCAGCTATCTGCCGGCTCAATGGTGTAACTGCGGAGGTTGCGATTCTTGCTTGCGTCAATGGCGATGATGTCGAGATGCCTGGTATTCCATGATTTTGCGTTGGAGGGAAGGACCACTATGAGGGTGTCGCTTGCACCAACCTTTTCGGTGAGCTTTTCAGATTCTAGATAGACATATACGGTCTTCTGTGCAAGCAAGGTCCCGAAATCCGTCACGAGGAATTTGAGCGTGTCGGCATATTCCAGCGTGTCTATCTCCTCGTTTGCAATTCCGTTTTCGATAAAGGAAATCTTGGGTGCGACTGTGTCGCGGAGATCAATGGTGCCTAGTTCCACGACTTCGTTCGAAGAAATGGTGAAGTCTATTGTATCGCTAGTAAAATCGGCGTACTTGGGGACGGAGAATATCGCTTTGTAATTGCCTGGTGTTAGGGGCGAGACGACAAATGGTTGCACCGTTTGGTTGTTGGCCTTCACATCGTTGCCGTAACATTCATAGCCGATTGAATCCAGGATGGAAATCTTTGCGGAAATATTAACCACATTGTTGTTGTCGCTTGTCGTTACGTCGATGAATCCGGTTATGCCGCCTTCGTTCGGGCCTCCGCTCGTAAAGAAGTTTCCATCAATTTTGGTGCTGGAGACGAAACCGAATTCGTTTATCGCCTGCACGTGCCAAAGGTAATGGTGCAACGGTTCAAGGTCTTTCCAGTAGGTGAAGTTGGGTTCGGTCAGCAGGGTGTCGATGATCCCGTCAATGGAAAAATGGTAGTACAGTATCGCTATGGAATCCGGGTCGTAGGCATTCCATGCAAAAGAAATCCCTCCCGTTGTCGGGATGCCCTGCGAGCCGTTTGCGGGGATGAACATGCTGTCCTGCAGAATCGGTGGGCTCGAAACCCAGAGCGTGAGCGTGTCGCTCAGGGTATCGCCGAAGAAGGTTTCGAGTACGAATGCGATTTTGTGCATCCCCGGTTCCGATACTGCGCTACGGAAGCTGAAGTCGAAGGAGAACGGGTCTCCGTCCAGCGTCCAGAGGTAACGCTTTATCTTGATGGATTTCGAGGGAAGGATGTTCGCAATGAATATGAGGGAATCGCCCGGGTTTAATGTGTCCGACTTGATTCTCTCGCTGATCGAATCGAACGAGTAGGCCATTTCGGCAGAAACTTCGATAAAGGTTGCGTCGGCCTCGTTGTAGAGGAAATCGTCGCTATTGGTGCAGGCTGCATAGAACAGGGCGAGCGCACAGGCAAAAATGGCTAGAATCCGGAAAATCATAGTTCATCTCCGAACGTATTTGCCGTGTAACTTGTTGTATCGGCCATGTAGAATGTCCTGGGGGCAAGCGTGTCGGAATCTCCGAAGGAGTCGAATACG of Fibrobacter sp. contains these proteins:
- a CDS encoding DedA family protein; translated protein: MAPAAQVEAANPGAVATSDNAPKTGIYDQIIDWYNDNLNYGTIALLMAVESSFIPFPSELVVPPAAYKAMQHESGLSIVLIVLFATLGALIGAFINYYLAKFLGRPIIYKFADSRLGHFLLLDAGKVEKAEEYFREHGAISTFVGRLITVIRQLISIPAGLANMNIFQFTLYTALGATIWNCVLAFLGYLAHGQKDIIQQYSHELSIALVGLGVAFIGYMVWNAFRPKKKKSN
- a CDS encoding radical SAM protein, encoding MRITFLNPPFHPMFSRESRSPCVTKSSTLYWPMFLSYAAGTVEADGNEIQLIDSPAMELNLPQTLEGIKKFDPALVVCSTSTPSILNDLKVVHAIKETLPNTKVAIMGTHATAEPLESMEMEPSLDFVIIGEADYTARNLVRYLRGDIKEVSSIAGLAFRKADGTTDFQPEGPKIENLDELPWVSKVYRKHLYSCYKKYFYGANLNPLIVILSGRGCPNRCSYCVIPQTLNGHKFRRRTPKDVVDELQYIKDNFEDLGEVFFEDDTFTASHEHVREICNLILERGLKITWSCNARADVPLDLLKLMKKAGGREMCVGFESASPVVLENIHKGVKNTDKAIEFTKNARKAGLLVHGCFMVGNPGDTPETLRMTLDYAKKLNPNTAQFYPIMAYPGTEAYKEALESGALQTKDYNQWLDKDGFHRTTIQRGELTSQALVDFCDKARREFYLRPSYIFHQGIMAIKNPRERYRVMRGFGTLVKHLFRKHGQLAPVARQAPTIKQ
- a CDS encoding toxin-antitoxin system YwqK family antitoxin → MKKGIFALLLCCGFGYGFAAGPTPAALDTIRENFPDGSVSRVYTVQKGTDIREGVAVSYHPNGKVAIEAPYKGGKLDGVYRSYYENGKPWQTIGYRDGIEHGVSTDYYDTGIKKLREVYKNGILDGMSEEFNDRGLVWRKIPYVDGRIQGVAKIYDELGVLKEEMTFEKGLRNGPYRRFNKGIKIFEAKFERNRCVENCNF